A window of Centropristis striata isolate RG_2023a ecotype Rhode Island chromosome 13, C.striata_1.0, whole genome shotgun sequence genomic DNA:
GCGACTCGGATCACTCTGAGATCGAGGAGGGGGAGATAGTGGCTGCTGCCGACAAAGATGGAAGCACTAAGAGACCAGTTGGAGACATCCTTCCCCTGAATTCTCCCAgcgtctctttttttggttcaaAGCCGGAGCGGATCCTGCGGGTGCTGGACGGGGACGGCTTTGTGTCTGTGCGTGCAGAAAGCAACTGGGAGGTGGACCGGGAGCCTGAAGACGAACCCGTGGTCGGTTTGGAGGATCTGAGAAGGAAGCTGGTCAGCAAGCGGAAGGAAAGATATCTCTCCTTCCCTgcttcttcctccctctctcctcagcCAACGCCTCCTCCCTCCCATCCTCCAGCTTCTACTCCCTCGTCCTCTCTCACACTCCCGGTAGAACAAGACAACAAGAACCCCGGCAAATCCTCCAAGAGTTCCAAGGACGGCAACGGCCAGAAGAGCAAGGAGAAGAAGTctggggagaaggaggagagaagaaaaaagagcagGAAGGACAAAGATAGAGGACGGGAGAGGAGCAAAGACAGGGAGCGAAGACACAAGAGTGGGAAAGAGGTGACGGGAAgggggagcagcaggagcagtagccggaagaggaagaaaaggcaGCCCAGCAGTCCAGAGGCCTCACGGTCCTACAACTCCTTAGGAAGAGGAGGGCAGGCGAGACACTCCTTTTCAAGCCTAACTgaagagaaacacaaagaaagagataaagacagagagagggacagagacagaggaagagagagagacagagaacaatATCGGGCGAGCAGCAACAGAAGAGACGAAAGAGATCGAGATTCTAGCTCCAGAAAGGACGAGAGGGAACGGaaggggaggcagcatcagagcagcagagagcgAGGCTTTTCAAAGAGGTCGAAACGAAGCAGGGAGAAGCGGGAAGGTGATCGAGACCGGCATCGTGAGAGGGAACGGCGGCGTGATGGTCGTCCCGTTGTCCCGCCGTCTATCCAAGACCTCAATGGGTCCGACCTCTTCGCCATCAAGAGAACTATAACGGTAACCACCACCACGACCACCACCACAGTACCCGGCTCCCCGAGACTCGCCTCAACATCTCCCTGCCGGCCAACGCAGGACTCTGACAAACcccacaagaagaagaagaagaggaaatggCACTCAGGTGGAGACATGGAGGACCAGGGGAGTTGTCACAGCCGATCACAGTCACTCTCACCCCCGAGGTATCATAGTTACGAGTCTGATCGCTTTTCAGACAAACTGGAGATTGACGTGTTGTCTTTGGATGGCGAGGCTTTGGACTCGGACTACCCGTCTTTGGAGGATACACCTCCTGCTGCCCTGCTTCCAGAGCCACCAATCCCTAGCCCCAAAACTAAAACTACCCTCAAGACTGGACAGCATCACCCGAAAAAGAAATCTCGAACATTAAAGAAATTCGGCCAGTTTGATTCCTCGTCCTCAAATAGAACCAAAAACAAATGCCTTTCCTCACTGACGGTCACTACAGGCTCAGCCTCCACCTCATCTGGAATCCCCTCAGCAAAGCAGGAAAGGAAGATGGGGAAGGACAAAGTCCGGGACAAAGGCAGCAGGAAGGATTTGGGCCACTCTGGCAAATCCAAGAAAGAGAGCGGCGGCAGTCGGAAAGGCAAGCTGCAGTCCAAAGTGTCCGTGCTGGTGCGTGAAGGCGTGAGCAGCACTACGGGCGCTTCGGTCGGCTCTGGAAAGCTGGGCATGGACCTCCTAGGGCCAGGAGGTTCAGGAGGAGGTGCTGGGGGCTCTGTGGTCGGGGGCTCAATTGCAGTAGTCTTCTGCAGGGACAATGAGAGCAGGTCTCCGTTTCTCAAACCTTGCTCGGAGCCACTATCGCTGGGAAACCGCAACAAAGATCTGTCCAGTTTGGGGAAGCGAAGCAGCTTAGTTGCACCGCCATCTTCTCTAACCAGCCCTGCAGGACTGAAATCTAAGAAAACAAAACCAAGCTCCATCACGTCCACCTCCTCGTCTGCCTCCTCCCCGTCTTCATCTCTGGCTACCAAGCGGCGCCGTCGCCTCGCCAAGAAGACGAGAGATAAAGGTGGAGTTGTAGGATTGACGAAGGAA
This region includes:
- the scaf1 gene encoding LOW QUALITY PROTEIN: splicing factor, arginine/serine-rich 19 (The sequence of the model RefSeq protein was modified relative to this genomic sequence to represent the inferred CDS: deleted 1 base in 1 codon); the encoded protein is MDLTPSSGFKRRPTASFSPSGVREIARSPPPCSPSLSVSSPSSDPSSPLSTSSSVCINSSGYQNHVKGQTTGTEVARVSSTSASLATQSTPPPNTTSSEPFPHTSAQTHVDCDEVGMKREMYDPFHPTEGVKDEDWEGEKYDPFDPTGSPASDADDGGCEKVRVGKRNAERGDDEKEEEPPDSTDTLADLPSSCLATQLPLRRRVDCSTAKSGEERECGDSDHSEIEEGEIVAAADKDGSTKRPVGDILPLNSPSVSFFGSKPERILRVLDGDGFVSVRAESNWEVDREPEDEPVVGLEDLRRKLVSKRKERYLSFPASSSLSPQPTPPPSHPPASTPSSSLTLPVEQDNKNPGKSSKSSKDGNGQKSKEKKSGEKEERRKKSRKDKDRGRERSKDRERRHKSGKEVTGRGSSRSSSRKRKKRQPSSPEASRSYNSLGRGGQARHSFSSLTEEKHKERDKDRERDRDRGRERDREQYRASSNRRDERDRDSSSRKDERERKGRQHQSSRERGFSKRSKRSREKREGDRDRHRERERRRDGRPVVPPSIQDLNGSDLFAIKRTITVTTTTTTTTVPGSPRLASTSPCRPTQDSDKPHKKKKKRKWHSGGDMEDQGSCHSRSQSLSPPRYHSYESDRFSDKLEIDVLSLDGEALDSDYPSLEDTPPAALLPEPPIPSPKTKTTLKTGQHHPKKKSRTLKKFGQFDSSSSNRTKNKCLSSLTVTTGSASTSSGIPSAKQERKMGKDKVRDKGSRKDLGHSGKSKKESGGSRKGKLQSKVSVLVREGVSSTTGASVGSGKLGMDLLGPGGSGGGAGGSVVGGSIAVVFCRDNESRSPFLKPCSEPLSLGNRNKDLSSLGKRSSLVAPPSSLTSPAGLKSKKTKPSSITSTSSSASSPSSSLATKRRRRLAKKTRDKGGVVGLTKEDGGQAEGLSESWGGASLDAQSAIGDGNKLVSPHTSQAGPTHCSSSSSSSSSSSTSVLPPSSSPPHTPPPSMAPLRDTRDSSPDSQTVDSSCKTPDPSFLAEDCPTQTSPPTPPASSPSSLSTPQGPGLNISLSTPAAKPPPPDDAPKSLASPPCSSSSTGCGLTSLSMPLTSSDPSSVSSSSASKPPPPPPPAAPALPWSLQTGVDCTTGGVLALTALLFKMEEANIASRAKAQEFIQATSQILSQANQSQSQQLAPPSSASSSQIPPPPSLPPPPGRSPAQFILHNSLPLVGCTKTPPSLLHPSMGGGCAQTPPSIMPVGLSGVTGSSGDPGWDNGSKDPDKYLKKLHTQERAVEEVKLAIKPYYQRKDINKDEYKDILRKAVHKICHSRTGEINPVKVSNLVKLYVQRYKYFRKHGRRVDEEDDRELHSSV